One genomic region from Clostridium saccharobutylicum DSM 13864 encodes:
- the rsmA gene encoding 16S rRNA (adenine(1518)-N(6)/adenine(1519)-N(6))-dimethyltransferase RsmA produces the protein MDLKDIKTQELVKKYNFKFSKSLGQNFLVDDSVLSDIVDGADVNNEDFIIEIGPGVGTLTAQLLMKAKKVTAIELDNDLIPILEQELGENQNFSLIHKDALKVDFNELIGDEKSVKLVANLPYYVTTPIIVKLLKDGYNFKSLTIMIQKEVAERINAEPDCKEYGALSVLVQYYCNTSIVRRVAPTCFMPRPKVESIVIRLDRLEEPRVKAKDTKLMFELVRAGFNMRRKTLWNAAKTLKLEKEKLEEAFERSGIDPKRRAETLTLEEFATLSDCIYDMKTNC, from the coding sequence ATGGATTTAAAAGATATTAAAACTCAAGAACTTGTTAAAAAGTATAATTTTAAGTTTTCAAAAAGCCTTGGGCAAAATTTTTTGGTTGATGATTCAGTACTTAGTGATATAGTTGATGGAGCAGACGTTAATAATGAAGATTTTATTATAGAAATTGGACCAGGAGTAGGAACGTTAACTGCTCAGCTTTTAATGAAGGCTAAAAAGGTAACAGCTATAGAATTAGATAATGACTTAATTCCAATCCTTGAACAAGAGCTAGGCGAGAATCAAAACTTTAGTCTAATACATAAGGATGCATTGAAAGTAGATTTTAATGAACTTATTGGTGATGAAAAGAGTGTGAAGCTTGTAGCAAATCTTCCTTACTATGTTACTACACCAATAATAGTTAAGCTTTTAAAAGATGGATATAACTTTAAATCTTTGACTATAATGATACAAAAGGAAGTTGCAGAAAGAATTAATGCTGAACCAGATTGTAAAGAATATGGAGCATTATCTGTTTTAGTACAATATTATTGTAATACAAGTATAGTAAGAAGAGTTGCACCAACTTGTTTTATGCCAAGACCAAAGGTTGAATCTATAGTAATAAGATTAGATAGATTAGAAGAACCAAGGGTAAAAGCTAAAGATACAAAACTTATGTTTGAATTAGTAAGAGCTGGATTTAATATGAGAAGAAAAACTTTATGGAATGCTGCAAAGACACTTAAGCTTGAAAAAGAAAAATTAGAAGAAGCTTTTGAAAGATCAGGAATAGATCCTAAAAGAAGAGCAGAAACATTAACATTGGAGGAATTTGCAACACTATCAGATTGCATATATGATATGAAAACAAATTGCTAA
- the rnmV gene encoding ribonuclease M5, which yields MIKEVIVVEGRDDVDAVKKALDAEIIAVGGFGINAKVIERIQEAQKRKGVIILTDPDFAGEKIRRIISKRVKGIKHAYISKEDGLKNGDIGVENACPEVILRALEMAKITQVEKQEFFNMQDMFYFKLTGDNTSKIRRGMLGKILGIGYGNAGQMISRLNNYGITKEEFSNAIKEIEKQLEAGNK from the coding sequence TTGATAAAAGAAGTAATAGTCGTTGAAGGTAGAGATGACGTTGATGCAGTAAAAAAAGCTTTAGATGCAGAAATAATAGCTGTTGGTGGTTTCGGAATAAATGCAAAAGTAATTGAAAGAATACAGGAAGCTCAAAAAAGAAAGGGTGTAATTATATTAACTGATCCGGATTTTGCAGGTGAAAAGATAAGGAGAATAATTTCTAAAAGGGTTAAAGGTATAAAGCATGCATACATTTCAAAGGAAGATGGGCTTAAAAATGGCGATATAGGAGTTGAAAATGCTTGTCCTGAAGTTATTTTAAGAGCACTTGAGATGGCTAAAATTACTCAAGTAGAAAAACAAGAATTTTTTAATATGCAGGATATGTTTTATTTTAAGCTTACAGGAGATAATACATCTAAGATCAGAAGAGGTATGCTTGGTAAAATATTAGGTATAGGATATGGAAATGCAGGTCAAATGATTTCTAGATTAAATAATTATGGAATAACAAAAGAAGAATTCAGTAATGCTATAAAAGAAATAGAAAAACAATTGGAAGCAGGTAATAAATAG